The Infirmifilum lucidum DNA segment CTCGCGCCCAGTCAGGTTTATGAAGACCTCGTTCAGCGTCGGCCTCCTGTAGGTCACTTCTACTATTCTCAAGCCCATCACGTTGGCTAGCTCAAATATCCTGGGTAGAGCGGTGGACGCGCTCCTCACTGCAAGCTGGATAGTGTCTCTCCCCACAGGCTTACAGCTCTCGACGAAGTCGGCCTCTATGCACGGGGCAGGCGCCTGGTAGCCGTCGAGTTTAAGGTATATTACTTCGCCCCCCAGCTTCGACTTAAGCTCTTCTGGAGGCCCCTCAGCCTTTATCTTGCCGTGATCCATTATGGCTATCCGCTCGCACAGCTGGTCAGCCTCGTCCATGTAGTGCGTGGTCAGGAGTATTGTCGTCCCGTGCTCCCTCTTAATAGCCATGATGTAGTCCCATATCTTCACCCTGGTCTGTGGGTCAAGGCCTATTGTGGGCTCGTCGAGGAAGAGTATCTCCGGCTCGTGGAGAAGCGAGCGGGCGATCTCGAGCCTCCTCCTCATGCCGCCCGAGAAGTACCTCACGAGCTTGTTGGCGTACTGTTTAAGCTCGACGAAGTCTAGTAGCTCGTAGATCCTCCTCTTGAGCTCCTCCCCGCTCAGTCCGTAGAGCCTCCCGTGTATGTACATGTTGTCGTACGCCGTGAGCTGGTTGTCGAGGCTTGGATCCTGGAAGACGATGCCTATGTGCTTCCTAACCTCGTGCGGCTGTTTCACCACGTCGAAGCCCGCCACCAGGGCCTTGCCGCTAGTGGGGCGCAGTAGAGTCGTCAGGATGTGGATCGTCGTGGTCTTGCCGGCGCCGTTGGGGCCTAGCAGGCCGTATATCTCGCCGCTCTTGACCCTGAAGCTCACGTGGTCTACAGCTGTGACGTCCTTGAACTTCTTAACGAGGTCTTCTACAACGATAGCCTCACCCACTCCCACCACCCCTTATTATCTCGAGAACCCTATACTCGAAGTCCAGAATAGCTTTCCTGAGCTCCTCGACCTGCCTGTCGCTCAGCCCACCCATACTCTCTATGATGTCTTCTACAACGCGGAAAACGCGCGAAAGGCCGGACTCGCTGAACCTCTTGAAAGACCTGGCGAGCCTCAGAGCGTCTTCAACCTGCCTGCGATGGCTCTCCAGGACAGCCCTGCCCCCCTCGCTTAGTCGGTAGACCTTCACTCGCCTACCGTCTCTCTCAACCTCCTCGACCTCGACAAGCCCGTTGCGAACCAAGCTCTTGAGCACTGGGAAGAAAGCGCCGCTACTAGGCATGAAGCCCATGACCTCGCCGAGCCTCCTCATCACACCGTAAGCGTGGTTCGGCCCTTCGCTCAGCATGTGGAGGGTGAGTAGCTTCATGGCCCCCCGAAACCTAGCCTTGAGCCTGGATCTCTGCATATATGTCTATAGACAGTCTATATACATGTCTATTTAAGCTTTTCCATAGAGGGACGGGCGAACTTTTTTAGCAAGTTTCGAGGTGTTATGAGTGGGATGATGGAAGGTCTGGAGCCCTGAGGAGTGATGAAGAACACGGCCTGACTCTCTTGAGGAACTATTTTAAGGCCTTGAAGTTTAGATCTATGGAAACTTTGTGCAAAAAGTTTAAGTCCTACTAGCGAGAAGAGCACTCGTGTCACAAGGGCAAGAGTTCAGCTACTTCAAAGTGTTTCTCCTGGGCTTCGGCTTCTTCGGCATAAGCATCATCTGGTCCATATACAACTCCTACGTCCCGATATTCCTGAAGCAGCTCGGGCTAGCCTCGTGGCTCGTAGGGTTCATAATGACGATAGACAACCTCTTCGCAGTCGTCCTACTACCGTACCTAGGCGTCTTAAGCGACGTCACGAGAACCAAGATCGGCAGGAGGAAGCCCTACATCCTCCTAGGCGCCCCGCCGGCGGCCCTGACTTTTGCCCTTATACCGCTCTTCAGGGGCGAGCTCCTCCCAATGATGGCTGTCATAGTAGCGATGAACCTCTCCATGGCCCTGTTCAGATCCCCCGTCATAGCCTTCATGCCGGACATCACGCCGAGCGAGAAGAGGAGCCAGGCGAATGGAATCATAAACTTCATGGGCGGTGTGGGGTCTCTGCTGGCGTTCTTCGCCGGGTCTGTGCTGTACAGAATGAATCTGTCCTACCCGTTCATCGCCTCCGGGGCTGTCCTACTCCTCTCGAGCCTCCTGGTTGTACTGCTCGTAGACGAGCCGGAGGAGTTCAAAGTCAGGGAGAGGAGCGGGCCGAGCTTCTCGGAGGTGCTGAGGAAGACATTCAGGCAGAGCTTCAGCGAGCTTGCAGGCAACATCAGGCTAGCGGTTACAGACCCCGATAGGAGCCTGCTCTTCATGCTCTCATCGATCTTCCTCTGGTTCGTAGGCTACAATGCGATCGAGACCTTCTTCACGAGCTACGCTAAGTGGTACATGGGCATAGACGAGGCTACAGGCTCGTTCATCCTGGGCTTCGTGGCGCTCGGCTTCCTCATATTCTCCCTACCTGCGGGCTTCATAGGAGCCAGGCTCGGGAGGAGGAGGACGATGATGCTGGGGCTCCTGCTACTAGTCTCACTGCTGGCCGGCGTCCACGTAGCGGCTCACAGCCTTAGCGGGGGCTCGCTAGTAGCCCTCGTAGAGGCCTTGTTCTTCCTCGGCGGCTTCGCCTGGGCGCTCGTCAACGTCAACAGCCTCCCGACGGTCGTGGACATGACTACGCGCGAGAGGCTCGGAGCATACACGGGGCTGTACTACTTCGCCTCCCAGAGCGCCGCGATAATAGCCCCTCCCATCGCAGGGCTCTTCATAGACATGCTCGGGTACTCCACGCTCATGCCATACTCCATAGCATTCTTACTCCTGTCAGCCGCCACTCTCCAGTTTGTCAAAAAGGGAGAAGCTAGAAAAGGCTTCTAAAAACCTTTTTCTTTAAATGTTTCTAGGCGCCGCTCAGGCTACACGTGGAAGAGTACGCTCACAGGTTCCAGCCTGACGTGCCAGCTCTGGTGAAAGCGGCGTACTGAGCCCCCACGACCGCCAGCACGTGAAGATGGCTGTTCTCCGAGGGCTAGGGTTAGCAGTGAAGCCCTCGGCAGGCTTGTTGAACTCTACGCGGAGTATATTCTGGGAACCTGGAGTAAAAACTAGTTAAAGAAAGCTACTCCTTTTTGAAGAAGACGACGTAAAGGAAGTATCCCGCCGCGGCGAACAGCACTACAAGGGCTAGGATTGTTACGGAATAGAGTGCAGGGTCTAGCGCCAGGGGGCTGGTGTTCCTGAGGTCTAGTGACCTGCCAAGTATAGTTCTCCACGGCTCAGGCACACTGGACGCTACTAGCGGCAGGTTTGCGACGAAGTAGGGGTACTGGCTGAAAGCGTTAAGGTACTCGCCTGTGAGCACTGTTAGGGCTGCGAGGACAGCCGCCAGAATCGAGTACGTGTAGCCTCTCTTCGTCGCTGCCTCGCCTGGTCTGAGCACCATTAGCTCTAGGAGCAGGTAGGCCTGTAGCACTACGAGAGCCATCTTAAGCAGGAAGAGCCAGGAGTAGTCCGAGAACCTCTGTACCCCCTGGATAGCCCAGCCGAGAGACGAGAATATGTTGTTAAACTTTATCGGGGTGTTCGTCAGCGACACGGCATACCACGCGCCGAGTATAGCCATCGCGAAGAGGCCTACAGTGCCCCACTTCAAGCCGTCCAGGTAGAGGCTCTCCTCGGCTCCGGACAGCTCCCCGCTCCTCAGGCCCTTGAACGCGAACACGGCCGAGACGAAGAGCGCCCCCAGCGCGAGCGCCCCCACGACGCTCTTGAGGTACAGGGGCAGGAACGTCGGGTTGGCCAGGGCCTGTAGCACGTTCAGCGACGGCTTCCCGTCGAATTCTAGTCCGATGGGGGTGTTCAGGAACGCGAACACAGCCCTGAAGCCCAGGGGGATCAAGTATGCAGTAACGGTTAGCAGGACGCCCGTGTAGAAGTGCGTCCTGGAGTCGAACGCGTCCCAGCCGTACCAGTAGGCGACGATGGCGAAGAAGTGGAGGACTATTGCCACTATCGCGATCCCAAAGGGTACCATCGTTATGTTGCCCGCAACCCCCACGAACTCTGGGTAGAAGCTCAGCAGGAAGACTGTAAACGCCGTCCCCATGACTCCCGCTAGCGCGTACGTCGCCGCGTAGATCCTAAAAAGGCCCCTGCTAGCCTCCACGAGCTGGGAGTCTCCCGTGGACTCGGCCCGCCTCTTGAGGATGGGGACTAGGGTTGCAAGGGCAATACCCACGTTGACTGCTACAATGTGTATCCCGAAGACGAGTGCAAGGAAGAAAATAGAGATGCCCACAGCCCTCACCCTTTAACCGACGGCTCGTACAGGACTTTCCAGGACGCGTACACCAGCCCTGCCAGCGCGCCCAGGAACAGCAAGGCCACGATGACGTAGGCTAGGGGGTCTGCGGGGTTCGCCGTGTGGGCTACGTCGACGGTCATGACGCCGTACACGGTCCACGGCTTCCTGCCTATCTCGCGTACAGCCCAGCCGAGGAAGCTGACGAGCTGCGCTAGAACAGGGGACAGAGCCCCGAGCCACAGTAGATAGCCTGGGAGGTTCGCCCTCCTGTACAGGAGGAGTACCAGTAGCAGTGCGTACAAGCCCAAGAGCACGGACAGCCCTACCTTGGCGTAGTAGAGGTAGTGCACCACGAGCGGCGGCCTGCAGTCCGTGACGCGCGGCGCTCCGAGGAGAGTGCAGTAGTCAACGGGTATGCCGTCGTAGCCCGGTAGCCTGGCGTCGAAGCTCCCGTAGGCTATGAAGGCCATGAGCTTCTCCAGGCCTAGGAGCCTGGATATGCTGAGTATGGAGGAGCTAGTTCCCTCCATGGCGGCGAGCTTCTCGGGGTTGTACTTCGCTATCTCCTCGCCCATGACGTGGCCGAAGACTGCTCCCTGGAGGAAGACTGTCAGGAGCGAGGCGATAGCTCCAAACTTCAAGCCTAGCAGGTAGTACTCCCTACTCTTCTCGTCCCTAGACCTGAGCAGGAGTAGCGAGTACGCGCCCAGGACTGTGAAGGCCGTTACCGTGAGGCCTGCGCCGATAGAGTGGAGTAGGGTGCCGGGGTAGACTGGCGACTGGAAAGTCACGGTAGTGTAGCCCACTGTCTGGACTGTCAGGAGTAGGATCCTGTCCACGACGTCCTTTACGAGGAGGTCTCCCACAGCGCCCACAGCCTCGGGCTTGACGACGAGCTTCAAGACGCTGTCTCTGACTCTAACGCCTCCCCAGGCTTCAGCCGCCAGCCTTGCCACGATCCTCGACGGCATCTTCACAGCCACGCCCTGCCCGGTGTCGCCCACGACTTCCATGCCGAGAGACTGCAGCTTGCCCACGTCGAGCACGCCCACTATCTCCCTCGGGACGACGAGGAGCACCTTGGGGTAGCCCTGGTCGTACTTCCACCCCGAGAACGGGTCGTATGCCGGCACGATGCCGGTTGGCGCAACCATATAGCTGTTGACGCTGGTGATCATAGCCCCGCTGAACCACGCGCCGAACATTGCCAGGAAGGCGACCGCTATCTTCGCGTTGGTTGAGAGCTTACCCCACCCGAAGACCAGGAGGTATATGAAGACTATCTCTGTCAGGAAGGCGAATATCTCGAGGTACAGGGGGAAGAAGAGGTACCTGCCGGCGGCCTCCAGCACGTTAGGCCATACAACTACTAGCCCAAACTCGCTGGCAGTCCCCGACGCTGCCCCCACTGCGAAGACTAAGCCTAGAGCCTTGGTCATCGTCCTAGCCATGCGCTCCCACCTCGAGTCCCCGCTCTTCTTGTAGGCTAGCAGTGCAACTGCGATTAGCAGGGGCAAGCCCAGGACGTATTGCAGTATCAGCCAGTGGATCTCTATGCCGATGGTGCTTAGAACCCTGTCGGGCGCCGCAGGGTAGCTAAGCCACTGCTCTAGAAGGTTCATACCACTTCTGCCACTTTAAATAAACTTGTTAGCAAGATAAATATTTCTTTTCAGAATTCCAACCCTTATTGGGAAGAAAAACAACCTGATGTTTTAACAACGCCGCACTGCGCCCGCCGGATACTGGGATTAGGGGCTAGGCCTGGGTGATCCGTAGAAGCCTCTAAACCCGGCACACGAGCCCCAGGTTTACGGACAAAACTCGACACCTATAGCGCACACCCAGCCCCCAGCACTCTCAGCTCCAGGGGAAGCCTGGCCCGCAGGCCCCTACGGGGTAGCCGTGAGGGGCTTCTTGCCGGTGTCAGTGACTATTACCAGGGCTACGGTTAGAGTTGAGTCCCACGCGGACTCCCAGGCTAGGTGGAGGCTGACGTTGTAGACCCCGGGCCTCACGACTATAGGGGCGTCGTAGCCCGGTATTACGGCCAGTACCCTGTAGCACGGTAGGCCGTGTGAGACTGCGCAGGGCATGTGAACTACGTATCTCTCAGGCCCGTAGAGGTAGACTGTCCCGCTGAGAGTGTACGCCACGTCTGGGCTCGCAGACGCGAAGAGCTCGAAGACGGCTTCTGTGGGCCTCGAGAAGTTGACTACTCCGAGGCTGAGCCTCGCAGAGCCGTTACCCTGGGTCATGTGTAGCCTCGCCACGAAGCAACTACTGTTACCGTCCCGCGGGACTGGCCAAGGCATGCCTGGGGGCTCCGGCAACCTGTCTGTTCCCGCACCCGCCCCGCACGGCAGGACAGCTGGGGGGCTACCCGGGCTGGTTGTCTCGTTGCCCGGTGCTTCGGGCTGGCCTTGAGTGGGCAGTGGCTTACCAGTTTCGTTCACGGCCACAATGACTAGCGTTAGAGTCGCGTCCCCGCTGGACTCCCAGGCGACGTCCAGGCTAGCATTGTAGGTTCCGGGCATGACGAGGACTGGCTGGTCGTAGCCCGGTATCACGACCTGGACTCTGTAGCACGGAAAACCGTGCGCCGCCATACACGGCATGAGTACCGAGTACTTCTTCTGCCCCTCGAGGAGCAAGGCCCCGCTGAGCCTAAACGCCACGTCCGGATCAGCCTTCACGAGCACCCTGAAGGCCACTTCCGTGGGCCTCGAGAAGCTGACAGGCCCAAGCCTGACCGTTGTTGAGCCATTGCCCCGCGTCACGTGTATCTTCACCTCGAATAGACCCCCAGCGCTCTCCTGCACAGAGGGGCTTGCAGCGCCCGTCCTGGGCGCCTCCACTGTTGCGAGCTGTAGGGCTGTATACAGGGTGGCCAGCGCCGCTAGCAACGCCAGCGCGGCAACCACAATAGTCCTGGCCGTCATCAAGTACTCGTACCGAGTAAAGCCTTATTCCTGACGCACTCCCGCTACGTACCGAGACTACGTGGCACCAAGGCGCAAAGCCGGGCAAAACCTAGACACCGCCGAATATTTTCTCCGCTGTTTCGGGCTATGCCCCCTCCGCGCAGGCGGCAGGCTTAAATGCCTGGAGGCCGGATACTACGCAGGGATGGCTGGGGAGAGGAGGATAGGCTACCTCAGGCCCCTGAGGCCTTCGGGCAGGATAGGCTACCTCAGGCCCCTAAAGCCGAGTGGTAAGGATGGCCGTGAGGGTCAGAGTCAGGGTTGAGAGCGGGGGCAGGGAGCTCGTCACGACAGCCCTGCTGAACACGGGCTTCGAGAGCGACGACGCCGAAATCCTGCTGCCGCTGAGGGCCGCCGAGAGGCTAGGGCTTTGGCCGCCGCCCAGCGACGCGAGGACGGAGACATACGTCTCGGCCTCCGGCTACATGAGGGTCGTGAAGATACCCAGAGCTGGCACGGTCACCGTCCTCGCGGGGGACAGATCCTCGGAGAGCGTGGTTGCGGACTTCCTAGTCTCGGAGGTCACCGACGAGGTTCTACTGAACGACAAGCTCATAGGGAGGCTCAAGATAGTGATCGAGGAGCCAGGAGAGGGGCTGTGGAGGTTCAGGGACGAGGACAGGCCCAGGGCGAGCGAGAGGCCTGAGAGGTGGCTCTGAGGACAGTGACCCCACTCTACTCTTCAAGCACGGCTAAAAGGCTACTGTCCCCATGCCTGCACACGCAGAGTGTGACCATGCTCCTCGCCTAGTCGGGTTCGGCCCGAGGCCCACGGGAAGCCGGGCAGTGTCGGCGGGCTAGGGCAGGAATACCACGGGACAGGGCTGGCGGGCAACCCGCATGCCTTTGCGGAAAACGTTGTCTCCTGGCAGAGTAGGGGGCCGAGCAACTGGGCCACATCCCGGAGCTTCAAACCTTAAGATATAAGTTGGCGTTTTCACTAGAGGTGTGAGGTGGGTAGATTGAGGATTAGAAGGCGTGTCGGGCCTGGGGGCCGGGTTATGATACCGAAGGCCGTGAGGGAGAGCCTGGGCATTAAGGAGGGGGACGCCGTAGTCATGGAGGCGAGAGACGGGAAATCGTCATAACAAGGGAGAGACCCCGGACAAGCAGTAGAAGAGTTCTGCTCAGTCACAAAGGAGAAACACGGGGAAAGAGCTGATTTCGAGAGGCTTGTGGAGAGCGAGCTCGAAGAGAGGCACCTGGAGCACTGGAAGTAACTAAGTAGTGGGTGCTATCCATTCAGCCACCTTCAAGCCGTACTGGTGTTCCAAAAACGCAATTTTTATTTGCCGGCGGGCTCCTAGGCTTACGTGTCGAGCGGCTACGAGTGGCTCGAAGACCTTGACGACCCGCGCGTTAGGGCGTTCATAGAGGAGCAGAACAGGAGGTTCAGGGAGTACGTCGGGGACGAGGCGGACAGGCTGTACCCCAAGCTACTCGAGCTCTACAGCATGCCCTTCACCGTGGACGCCTCAATCTACAGCGGGGGCTTCTACACGCTCACGCGCGAGAAGGGCACTTTCACTGTGAAGAGGTACGAGTACGGGGAGACGGTGGCCGAGACAGTCCTGGAGGCCAGACAATTAGGGGATGACGTGGTGCTCACGTCCATCTCCGCTACTCCGGACGGCAGGCTACTGGCAGTGCTCTACAGCAGGGCTGGCTCAGACTACACGCACACCCTGATCCTGGACGCCGAGAGCGGCGAGAGGCTCAGGGGGCCCGAGGGCTACGTCTCCCCGCCCGTGTGGCTGGGGCAGGGGAGGTTCCTCTACGTGAGGACTTACAGGTCTGGCAGGGCGCCCGACGGCGTGGAGGCGCCGACCAGCAGGGTCTTCCTCGCGGAGCTGGGCGGCGGCGAGGAGATGGTGTTCGGCGGGGGCCTCGGGACGAACTGGATAGTCTCCCTGAGCCCCGACTACGAGCACGGCGCCGTCTACGCCGTGGCGATGCACGGGTGGACGAAGTCCAGGGTCTACGAGTACAGGGGCTCCGGGTGGAGCCTCCTCTACGACCCCGGGGACTCGAGGGCCTACCCCGTCGGCAGGGGGGAGGGGGGCGTGTACCTGCTCAGCTACGAGAACGGCCTGGGCCAGATCCTGAGGCTCGGCGAGTCCCCGGAGGTGGTGGTGGGGGCCGAGAAGCACCCCATCGGGGACGCCGTAGTGCACCGCAGAGGGATCCTCGCCGTCAGGCTGGTCGACGGCGCGGACAGGCTGGAGGCCTACAGCCTGGACGGCGCGAGGGAGGGTGAGGTGGTGCTCGAGGAGAAGCCCGGGAGCCTGACAGTCCTGTCCAGGGGGTGGGGGAGGGCGCTGGTGAGGTACGAGTCCTTCGACACTCCGAGCAAGCTCTACCTCCTCGAGGGCCGTAGCGCCAGGCTCGTGGAGGGGTCTAGCCTGCCCCTAGACCTCGAGGTAAGGGACATGTGGGTGGCCTCGCGGGACGGCACGAGTATCCACGGCTTCGAAGTCAGGAGCAGGAGGGCCAGGGACGCCAGGGTGGCAGTCGTGTACGGATACGGGGGCTTCGCGCTGCCAATCAAGCCGAGGTTCTACCCGGAGGCAGTCGTACTGCTGGAAGAGGGCGCCACCTTCGTCTCGACGAACCTCAGGGGCGGGGGCGAGTACGGGGAGGAGTGGCACAGGGCCGGGATGAGGGAGAACAAGGCCAGAGTGTTCGAGGACTTCGAGGCTTTCCTAGAGTACTACAAGTCCAGGGGCTACTTCACGGTGGCCACGGGGAGGAGCAACGGGGGCCTGCTGGTGGCGGCGGCCGTGGCGAGGAGGCCTGACCTCGTGGACGTCGCGCTCGTCGGCTACCCCCTCACGGACATGCTGCGCTTCCACAAGCTCTACCTCGGGAGGCTCTGGATCACGGAGTACGGCGACCCGGAGAAACCGGAGGACAGGAGGATCCTCGAGTCCTACTCGCCGCTCCACAACCTTAAGCCCGAGGCGAGGCGCGTCACAGTTCTGGCATACACGGGCATGGCGGACGACAGAGTCCACCCCTCCCACGCCCTCAAGTTCGTAGCCAGGCTACTCGACCTCGGCGCGGAAGCATACCTCAGGGTAGAGGAGGGCAGCGGGCACCTCGGCGCGGTGCCCCAGACTAGGGCCAGGGAGGCCGCTGAGGTACTAGCACTAGTAGAGAAGAAGATAAGAGAAAAAGTATTTTAGGGCAGGACTACGAGCTTCGGGTAATCCTTGCCGCCAGACGTGTGGAGCTTGACCTCCACGCTACCACCAGGATTAAGCGTTGTCGGCCCGCATGTTCCACCTTTTGTAATTGTCAGAGTAATCGTCCTGGACTCACCCGGATTGAACGGAATAGCTCCTGCTCCTGCTGGTGGATCTACATCTACACCAAATAGAGCAGGACACCCTACAATAATTATACCACCGATGTCCCACGCCAGGTAGCCGTTAATGTATATATGCGTTATGCTCGTCGGGCTTGTACCCCTGTTAGTGACCGTTACGCTTACCTCCCAGCCTGGGAATCCTCCTGGGAGGATTGTTGGAACTGCGTTTATGGCGTCTATTGTGAGTTGCTCGAAGCCCGTGAAGAGGCCTATTATGCCTGTCATCCAGAAGGCTACTGCTATTGCGACCGCTATGGTGACCGCGACGATTATGACAGTGGCTATGACCGGGCTTATCGCCTGTCTCTTCGCCATACAACGTTATAGCTGGGGACACGTTTATATACTTTTCCCCCTGTTTTGTCTTTGGTTCCAGATTTGTTTATTTTGGTGCTGTTTCTAAACAGATACTACCATTTTTTAGCGACTACACGCCACTATACAGTCTATGTAGTGTTCCGGAGTGAAGAATAACCTTGCGGAGCCTCTCGGTGCGTGGGGCGCCGCGGCGCTGGAGGGCTCCGGGGCGCTGGCCTCCAGGCTTGCGCGGGCGCGGCACTGCGTACGCGAGCTCGCGGTAGCTTGCCTCGTGGGGGGCGTGGCGTGCGTAGAGGGGTTCTCGAGTAGCTGAAGACGCCGTGTTCTCCGTCGCCCTGCGCTCTACTTCCTGTTCCACGTTTGAAGTGGTGGCACGGTGGGTGTCGCCGTGCTGGCTCTCTGGCTAGGGCGCGAGGTAGACTATGACTAGCGGTAGCACGACTGAGGTGTAGACGCCGTTCAGGGCCATTGCGAGGCCGCTTACGGCCCCCTCGAGCTCGTCTTCTAGGACTACCCTGGCTGTCCCTAGGCCGTGGGAGGAGACGCCCATTGCTAGGCCTCTCGCCACCTTGCTCTTTACCCCGGCCTTGTCCAGTAGCTCTACTCCGGCGGCGTTCCCCATTATGCCTGTGAGTATGACTAGGACTGCTGTCAGGGGTGGTAGCCCGCCTATCTTCTCGCTGACCCCCACGGCTATTGCTGTCGTCACGCTCTTGGGGGCTGTGCTCAGGACGACTTCTCTGGGCGAGCCGGAGAGCCGTAGGGGGAGCACGGCTGTCACGATGGCCACCATGCCCCCGACTGCTATGCCGGCTAGTATCTGCTTGGAGTACCTCGCTACCACCGCCCTCTGCTTGTAGAGGGGTACTGCCAGGCTCACGACTGCGGGGCCGAGTAGGTAGCTTATCAGCCCGGCGCTCTCCATGTAGCTGGAGTAGCTGGCCCCCGTGGCGTGTAGGAGGAGGCATATAGTGAGTATTGAGAGCAGGACTGGGTTGAGGTAGAACGCTCTCCTGCGCTCGTACAGCTTCGTGTACGCGTAGTACGTTGCCAGCGTCAAGAAGGCGCCTAGAGCCGTCAAGGCCCTTCACCGCCGAGCGCCTCGACCAGCTTGCCGGTCAGTAGTAGCGTCGCGAGGAAGCTCGCCACGAGCGCGAGCGCTAGGGGTACTAGTTGCGACTGGACTAGACCCCAGTAGAGCATTATCCCCACGCCCGGCGGGATGAACATTACACTCATGTTCCTCACCAGGAACTCTGCCTCCCTCTCCACGTCTTCAAGCCTCACGAGCCCTACCAGGAGGGCTAGCGTGAGGTATACCATGCCTAGGACGCTACCTGGCACCGGCAGTGCGAGGATGTTGCTCGTCAACTCGCCCAGGAGGAGGAAGCCGAATATTATCGCCAGCCCCTTGTACACCCCCACCACCCTGCCGTAGAGGGCGAGGCCATCAGCCGTAAACAGGCTTCGGTGAGAGTTAAAGTTGGCGGAATAAAGAGCGAGATAATCGAGGCGGCCTGCCGCCAGCCGGCTCCCACGGACGGCGCAGGGCTAGGGTAGTAGTGCGGGGTTGAGGTAGACTACCGGCACTATGCTCAGCGCCGGGCACGCCTCTGCCCTCAGTTTTCCCAGGAGGGACTCCCTGTACGCCAGCGCGAGGTTGTCCACGTATAGCAGGAAGAGCTCGCCCTCCTCGCAGGCTATGCGCCAGTACCTCTTCTTGTCCCTGGATATCCTGGACCTCCTCTTCCTCAGGACTGCCTCCACGTCCGCCTCGCCCGTGCGGGAGGCTATGGCCTCCTCCACGCTCTCCTCGTAGAAGTCCAGTACAGTGTAGTCGGCTACCCTCAGGTGCAGCTTCCAGGAGTTCAAGTCCATCTTCCTGCACGCATAGACGCTGTCCTCTGCCAGCCCCCGGAGTTCCCCGAGGAACTTCTCGCCAGCGAGTATGCCGGGGGATATGTACGTGGAGGCGAACACGAGGAGCTCTGCCACGGCCCTGCTGACGCCGAGGGCCTCCTGGAAGGCGCCAACGGCCTCTGCTACCGCGTCCACTGGGGCGTAGAGCTCGCGGAAGGGGTTCCCTCCCAGCCTGCCCCTGAGCCTGTCCTTAAAGTTCTCGAGAACCCACGGGACTACCCCGAGGTCGCGGTACCTGAAGCGCTTCGTGAGCCAGCCCACCTCCTCGCCGACGCGCTCCTCGGAGAAGTCCGCCAGGACGACGCCCCTCAAGTTCTTCACTATGGCCGCGTACTTGGCAAAAGACGTTGCCACGTCTGGGCTAGGGTAGCCACTGCTATAAGTTTAGCCCTTGAAGGGCCTCGTGCTGGCGGCCGGCAGTCCTTGGAATTCTGGATTCCAAGAGTTTATATACTTCTTGGAATCTGAAATTCCAGGAATGGAGGAGTACAATCCTTGGTGGAGGGGTGTTGGGGGGCTCCGCGAAGACTACGACCTCCAGAAGTGGGGGGAGAGCCCTGTCAGGTGGACGCCTAGGCTGCTGTGGGACGTACTGGGGGAGTTGAGGCCGTTTTCCCTGCACTTCATCTTCGGGCCGAGGCAGGTTGGCAAGACTACGCTACTAAAGCTCCTCGTTAAGGCGTTAGTCGAGGGGGGACGGGGTCCGAGGAGTATTTTCTACTACAGCTGTGACATGCTCAGCGACTACAGGGAGCTAGAGGAGGTTGTTAGAGGGTACTTGAAGCTCAAGAGTAGCTGGGGTATTAGGAGCGCCCTCATACTCCTGGACGAGGTGACATACCCACGGGAGTGGTTTAGGGCTATTAAGAGTCTGGTTGACCGTGGTCTACTCTCAAGTGACGTCGTCATCGCTACGGGATCGCTCTCAA contains these protein-coding regions:
- a CDS encoding prolyl oligopeptidase family serine peptidase, with protein sequence MSSGYEWLEDLDDPRVRAFIEEQNRRFREYVGDEADRLYPKLLELYSMPFTVDASIYSGGFYTLTREKGTFTVKRYEYGETVAETVLEARQLGDDVVLTSISATPDGRLLAVLYSRAGSDYTHTLILDAESGERLRGPEGYVSPPVWLGQGRFLYVRTYRSGRAPDGVEAPTSRVFLAELGGGEEMVFGGGLGTNWIVSLSPDYEHGAVYAVAMHGWTKSRVYEYRGSGWSLLYDPGDSRAYPVGRGEGGVYLLSYENGLGQILRLGESPEVVVGAEKHPIGDAVVHRRGILAVRLVDGADRLEAYSLDGAREGEVVLEEKPGSLTVLSRGWGRALVRYESFDTPSKLYLLEGRSARLVEGSSLPLDLEVRDMWVASRDGTSIHGFEVRSRRARDARVAVVYGYGGFALPIKPRFYPEAVVLLEEGATFVSTNLRGGGEYGEEWHRAGMRENKARVFEDFEAFLEYYKSRGYFTVATGRSNGGLLVAAAVARRPDLVDVALVGYPLTDMLRFHKLYLGRLWITEYGDPEKPEDRRILESYSPLHNLKPEARRVTVLAYTGMADDRVHPSHALKFVARLLDLGAEAYLRVEEGSGHLGAVPQTRAREAAEVLALVEKKIREKVF
- a CDS encoding AbrB/MazE/SpoVT family DNA-binding domain-containing protein, with the protein product MRIRRRVGPGGRVMIPKAVRESLGIKEGDAVVMEARDGKSS
- a CDS encoding archaellin/type IV pilin N-terminal domain-containing protein; this translates as MAKRQAISPVIATVIIVAVTIAVAIAVAFWMTGIIGLFTGFEQLTIDAINAVPTILPGGFPGWEVSVTVTNRGTSPTSITHIYINGYLAWDIGGIIIVGCPALFGVDVDPPAGAGAIPFNPGESRTITLTITKGGTCGPTTLNPGGSVEVKLHTSGGKDYPKLVVLP
- a CDS encoding CidB/LrgB family autolysis modulator — translated: MTALGAFLTLATYYAYTKLYERRRAFYLNPVLLSILTICLLLHATGASYSSYMESAGLISYLLGPAVVSLAVPLYKQRAVVARYSKQILAGIAVGGMVAIVTAVLPLRLSGSPREVVLSTAPKSVTTAIAVGVSEKIGGLPPLTAVLVILTGIMGNAAGVELLDKAGVKSKVARGLAMGVSSHGLGTARVVLEDELEGAVSGLAMALNGVYTSVVLPLVIVYLAP
- a CDS encoding CidA/LrgA family protein, producing the protein MYKGLAIIFGFLLLGELTSNILALPVPGSVLGMVYLTLALLVGLVRLEDVEREAEFLVRNMSVMFIPPGVGIMLYWGLVQSQLVPLALALVASFLATLLLTGKLVEALGGEGP